The Onychostoma macrolepis isolate SWU-2019 chromosome 20, ASM1243209v1, whole genome shotgun sequence nucleotide sequence GTCAGGATGAACGTTGAGGACACATGACACAGACACATGCAGCGTCAGTAAAGCTctcatgtgattttaataatattgcaTACAGTGCATACAGTACGTGATCGTTCATTTGtgttataaaaatacattcaaattcaATTCTTAACGTTGTCGAattcaaatagtttttttttacatttctgtggtGCCTAAAAAAATGTCTACTGTTTGGAGTCAAAATCTCATTACAAGGCTGAAATCATTAAGTAGTGCAGTGTTTGCATAATCACTATTTATGAGAAAGTACGTTTTTTTCTACAGGTCAAACGTCTTATTCAGGAttcaaaaattcagtttttgttaaataatattaccttactaaaatatgtttgaaaacgtttttttttgaAAGCAACAATTAAGTACTAAGGAAATGGTCACACCAcatctataaataaaaaaatctttgaaaaatgtatgaaaccaacacaaaACCAAGGTTACTTTTCTAGAAACTTGCCACGTGTAATTTAAACTagatttcttgaaaaaaaaaaaagggcatcCTAGTATAACATTGACCCATATATTGGCTTTCCTGCAGGCTTGGGCCCTATTCAAAGGCAAGCACCGGGAGGGTATTGACAAACCTGACCCACCAACTTGGAAAACACGTCTTCGATGTGCTCTTAACAAGAGCAACGACTTTGAGGAGCTTGTGGAGCGCAGTCAGCTTGACATATCAGACCCCTATAAAGTTTATAGGATTGTTCCGGAAGGATCCAAAAAAGGCaaggaagaagaaaaacatCAAATGACATCAAGCGGTAGAACAGCTGTTTGCTGCCATTTGtctattaaatactttttagatgtgatgaaaacaaacaaccaaaaaaaaaatattttaatgttgcaGGACCCAGATCTCTTGAAGATTCACAGTCCAATTCAAGCTCACCCAGTTATCCAATACACCCAACCTATGCACCAGCTCCATCTCAGGTTAGAATCAAACACAATCTTTGATTTGTGCGTTCCTATCTTTGCACTTCAGATCACCATATGTGCTTGTCATTACAGGTGTGCAACTATCTTTCTCCAGCAGACAGAGGATGGAGGGATTACTCAACCCTATCTGAGATCCCTTACAGCCAGAGTCCCTACACTTCACGCTGGGAACCTGGTActttgtgtgtttgagagagaaaGTACAACTACTGCAAGTTCAGATAGCATGCAATTGCATTGACATATTTCTGTATGTGCAGGGTACCAGTTCAGTGGCTCTTTCTACAGTTGCAATGCATCTGATCCACAGCCATCACCCTTCACCCTGGACACCAGCATGAGATCTGCTGAGGCAGTGGCCCTCTCAGGTAcataattataaacacacagagacagtGACAGGCTCAATCCGGGTAGGTGGATTGATCTTTAAGTAGTAGAGACAGAactaaaatcagtcattttaagTACTACAAATTCATTTAGGAATCACAACATTATGATGTACTGaatgaaaaatttatattttgactaAAGATTGCTACTAAAGATTTAAAGTCACAGTGTAACAGAAGTAGCAACTGATCTATTCTTCCATATTTTGAATGAAGCAGATTATCAAAAATGTAGAACAGGGGCTTGGTTCTATCCATCAGTTGTTGACTGGAAGGAGGCAAAGTGCAAATTTGGATTGTAAGAAAGGTGTTTAAGACTAAACAGTTGCAAAAGTCCAGAATACATGGTGTAGAATACAGAGAGAAGTTTTTACCAGACAATTTATGAAATTTTAATAAGAAATTATGtggtcaaaaaaaaagaatgaatgaatcattcaataaaatcaataatatgcatttagaaaatagatgaaatttaatttcattccgACTTTAACGGTGGTAGGAGGTGATCACAAGAGGCGTTCCATTGAATTCCAttcaaatgcatgcaaatatgGGAGACCTGAAATGCAAGCTCATTTGAATTCCGCTGCATCCCAAAATATAAGTTTGGTGAACTCTGACCTGTGAATTTATATCACGTGAAGACATGTGACCAATAGAAGAGTGATACGTCATGGTGTATTAAATGTGCAGGATTGCAGTACAGTGGAGTAGACTGCATATTTCTATATATGCTGAATTACGTTTTTTAAAAAGACGTATGTATGGCGTAGTATGACATCATACTACAGCCATTAAAGTGTCTGTATTGTGTatgttcaagtttatttgtttacatggGCAATGCACATTAATGAACATTACTGCAAATGTGCCAGAATTAGCCAAAATGCTATTTTTCATttgacaaaatgttaaaaagtcaccctaaaaagcaaacaaagcctcttatattaatacaaaaaaagacTAGAGTGACTGCTGCTTTATCAAATTGTGtttaaaaagttattaattGAGCGTTAAGATGATGCCAGGTCATCgaagtgtttatttaatttgatcttCTTCTCAAATAGATTACCGCCTACATGTGGTGGTGTTTTACCGGGAAAGTCTGGTGCGAGAGGTAACAGTGAGTAGTCCAGAAGGCTGTCAGCTGGGGCCTAGCAGAGAGGGACAGGCGTACTCTTCACCCGGGGCCCCAGAGCTGATTGAACTCCCTCATGCCGAAGGGGCATCTCTGGAGCGTGGCGTTATACTCTGGATGGCCCCTGACGGGCTCTACGCCCGCCGCCGCTGCCCCTGCAGGGTGTACTGGGAGGGAGCTCACGCACCACCTACCGACAAGCCCAACAAGCTGGAGAGAGAGCAGAACTGCAAACTGCTGGACACTCATCTGTTCATAACAGGTTAGAGCATAGGAACATATTCACGTATAAGGCATCTGAGGTTAATTACACTAAGATTATGATAAATGATCTGATGCCATTCATTGGAAAAcaagcagaaaataaataaatacatgaacaggTTACTTCATCACTCATCGTTTTCAGTAAACGCTGACAGTCATTTATGGTAAATCTTTATAACGGTCTATTAATTCTCTGTTTGTATACATCACATTTGCACATCTccaaaatacacacattttactgtaaacAAACACGTCAAAAAACTTTTACAGTAAATAGTGTGTCACATTATCTGTGGGTTGATATTTAGTGACAGTCACTCAGTCAGTCATCTATGAGTTACAACTCATTCACGCCCACCTTCTGTCATAGATTCACTGATTGTTGTGATTCTCACAAAACTTTCCAGCATATGAACACGACTCAAATACCACAGAAATCACATGGGCCACATTACACCTAAAGCTCATAGTATGGAAAGCAAATGGAGAATGAGAAACAAAATCTGTATTACAGGAAGTGATAAGATCATATTATACTTTACCCAATGGCTTAAGAAACGTTCAATTACATGCCATTCACAAATAAACACTTTGTAACGAGGATGTACTTAAATATTCAAGATTCAGGATAATAGTTTaagattttatcattttgaatGACCATTAATCTGAGTAACCTAACACATTTTATACagacattcaaaagtttggggtcagtatgattttgtttttaacggaattgatacttttattcagcagtttTATGCATTCAATTAACAAAGATATATTtaagacatttctaatattgcaaatgttttctatttgaaataaatactgttcttttgaaacaCCTGTTCATTAAAGAGTCCTGGATTGTATTGCTGAAGTTCTCACCTGTCATTGGATGCGATTAAAATGTGTCCTCCTCCATATCTTCTGTAGAGTTGCAGAGTTACGCCCTGCACGCTCGTCCTGCTCCATGTTCTCAAGTCCTGCTATTCTTTGAGGATGAGAGCACCGATGCTCAAAGACCAAGAAGGACCTTCACAGTGCAGGTACATTTCTTTGGTTCCTTGTAATACCGATAAAGTTATGAACAAAACATAAATGATATTCATGTCATCTTAATTTGCTTTTGTCATCATGTCACAGGTTGAGCCACTGTTTGCTCGTCAGCTTCTTTTCCTCAGTCATCCCGGCAGCATGAACTACATCCGCAGCCATGAGCTTTCACACCTGCCTGCTGAACACACCCTCTCCCCGACCCAAGACTACCACAGAGTCATCACGCATCTCCCTAACAGTGGCCCTCAAAACTGACTCTGGTGGCTTGTCACTTCGCACTTAATCCTGGATCATCATCTTGTTTAACCCAGGGTTAAAGCAAGTTTTAATCCtgggttaaagggatagttcacaaaaaaagaaaaaagattctgtcatcatttactcaccctcatgttgttccaaacctgtaagatttccatcttctgtggaacataaaataaggtattttgaagaacattgagAACCAAACAacccattgacttctattgtattgacaaaaaagacatttctaaaaCTGCTTTTATACAGGTTTAGcatgaaatgagggtgagtaaatgacagaattttcattttcttgtAATTTTGAAAGGAGGTTAGCGCCATTTTTAACTCAGGGTTACAAAGCTTTGCTTATGAACAGATGATGGACAAGCAGTTATTGAAAGACTTTACATGCTCAACAAGTGCCATACTTGTCCAATCAATGTGCGAACAAGATTGTTAACCCAAGGTTTAAATATGTACAGTGAAAAATCTAAAACTTAAAAACCCAGGACAAAATGTTAACCCAGGATGAAGTTTAAACAAGCTTTAAACAGGCCTGTTAACCCTGGGTTAACTGTAAAAATCGCCCAAGTCTTGTAAGCTAAAGTGTAAAAGGTAAATTTTGGAAGCCTCTCGGGATATTATACCTGGATAATCTGGAGCGATAACAGACGACATCAGATGCAAGACCGTTGTCATGTTTAATACTGAGAAAGACGTAAATGTGTGTACAACTCACAAGGATGAATGATTGTATTATGTCGGCATACCGTCAAATGTGTGGGCTGACATGACAAAAGAATGTAAAGTGTGAATATTAGCTGTGTTTGTTTCTTGCAACATTTGTGTTTGAGCTGCATTCAGAATATAAAAGCCAAAGAATTTGATGTATATAGGCTATGCATTTAGAAAAAACCTTTGTTTTCAAATTGCAGttcttttataaaaaattttgtGTACAATTCTGACAATGTTCTACTTTTTTATTCCACTACTTTTGCTCTTTTATGTTATTGAAATGCCTCAACATTGATGACAACTTtggttttaataataaaaaaaaaaaatgtagaaaaatgaGTGCATGTGCTCTGATTCCTGACCTGTACAGGGTAAAAATCACacctaaaatattaagcagcacaactgttttcaatgatGATAACGATAAGAAATGTCTTCATTACCAAATcaccatattaaaatgatttctgaaagatcatgtgacccCAAAAACTGGAGCAATAGCTActgcaaattcagctttgccatctcaagaataaattacatttttaaaaatctattcaaatagaaaacggcTATactaaattgcaataataagaccttcattcatcttctgaacacaaattaagatatttttgatgaaatccgagaactttctgaccctccatagacagcaagggtcctaccatgatcaaggcccagaaaggtagtaaggacatcattaaaatactccatgtgacatcagtggtactttttgtgtgcaaagaaaacaaaatggagggtcagaaagctcttggatttcataaaaataatatctaaatttgtgttccgaagatgaacaaaggtcttacggttttggaatgacatgagggtgagtaattaatgacagaattttcatttttgggtgaactatccctttaaagtttttattatattttgggtcaaataaatgcagccttggtgacttctttcaaaaacatgaaaaaatcttaccgaccctaaacttttgaacaatattgaatctcaaaattatagcactgtttttctcttttccaCTAATTTTGCTTTTAAGTTCACCTCTACTAGAGAGGATTCTTTCTAAACAGAATTGGACATAATTTGCCTGAGCCTCTCCATCACTGGTGGGCTGACTGTGGTTAACTAAGCTAAGCCTTTGTAAAACACAGAAGGGGAATACTTTTAGCCCCCACTACAAACACTGGAATCCCCATGAACGTGTGTGGATCTGGTGGGACGTCAAGCCCTCGTTTACATTGAGCAGAAGCAATATGTTATCTGCAGAGAATATAGACAGGGTGTGTGAGCAAGTGacagcacacacacaggatGGTGTTTGTGGTTTGGAGACAGGATGGAGCGGGCAGTCTCAACTTGATGACATCACAGAGGAAGAGGCAGACTGACAGAAGTATATTTTATTCTTCCTTCTCAATGAAAACAGCCAGAATGCCTCATTGCTTGTTGTTTTGTTGCCCTTAAAGCTATAATGAACAATGTTGTGTACTAcgtgaaattgaaaactgattGGCCTAATTCCGATGTAAAGTAACTAATCAGGTTGAAAAAAGTCTTGAAACTATGCTATAGGGTGAGACTGCTCACTTTGGGATGTATGGGACATTCTTAGAAATTTTCGAGAtgttttacataaacaaaaattcTTCGAGTTTTCCACTGTTTATGGGCTTACAGCTCTCAATTACACAAACATGTTTTGGATAATTTTCCGCTGCCTACAGAGCGGAAAGGTGCAATCATTAAAAACTTCCCTTAAGCTGTACAGCCTGAGATCAGTACACCCACTCTTTCACCTGGTGCCGCACGTGGCTTTGATGCTGTTCTGTCAAATTGCTTCCCTTAAATGAGTGGGTGTTAAGTGCTCTAAATTTAGAAGAATAGAAATCAACAAAAAACACTGTTGGGAAAAAGCTATGTTTGCGTCATTTCACAACAAATTTTCAGGTTCACACAAATAGCGGAATGAGTTATGAGACGACAAAggtaaaaacaaatattcagATCATTGTAGAGAGTTTATGATGGCAGCCTGTGCTCTTGTATTATAGTCAGTTATATATTAAAACTCCTAAACCACATGCCAATGCTGGGTTACCCGGCATTTAATAGCAGTTTACAGCAACGGACAGCTCCCAATACTGAACACTTCCTCCTGGGACAGGTAAAATAACCCCTGCGTTGCCAAGGAGGGGCAGGGTGTGTATCTTTCCGTCTGACACTAGTCAGGGTGTGTGCATGAATCGCTGATCGTGTGGTCGTACTAGACTTCAACATAAAACGACTCTCTtaataaaaatgagaacaaGAGTCATTTCAGAACTCAACAGTTTCATCCACCAAGAGCAAAACTCTTGCCAAGactatctctctcacacacacacacaaatacacaaacctGGCAATTACTCTAGCAACTGTCTTGCACATCAACGTTTGCAGAAAACCCACTCTGTGTAAGAGCACATAGATTTATTTTGGTCATTAAGGTGGACAAAAAGGCAGTACAACAGGCTGCTACATGCTGACAAAAACAAGTAGAAAAGGCTAGATTAATGGCACTATATTGACTTTTCATGgttcttaatgtttttaaaactgaaatggtGTCTTAGTGTTACAACGAAGAGGCGCTGTTGAAATGTTGGGGTTTTGTGAAGGCTTATCGTTTCACAGGCTGAAAAGAGGCAGGCTTGAAGCAGTTAAGCTGTAGCTTCATGCTACTCTTAAACTTATTCAGTAGCTCCTCCAAGAGCctgagaaaagagagagagggacgtat carries:
- the irf4b gene encoding interferon regulatory factor 4 isoform X2, coding for MCSDEERSMAGGSGNGKLRQWLIEQVDTGKYPGLVWENEEKSIFRIPWKHAGKQDYNRDEDAALFKAWALFKGKHREGIDKPDPPTWKTRLRCALNKSNDFEELVERSQLDISDPYKVYRIVPEGSKKGPRSLEDSQSNSSSPSYPIHPTYAPAPSQVCNYLSPADRGWRDYSTLSEIPYSQSPYTSRWEPGYQFSGSFYSCNASDPQPSPFTLDTSMRSAEAVALSDYRLHVVVFYRESLVREVTVSSPEGCQLGPSREGQAYSSPGAPELIELPHAEGASLERGVILWMAPDGLYARRRCPCRVYWEGAHAPPTDKPNKLEREQNCKLLDTHLFITELQSYALHARPAPCSQVLLFFEDESTDAQRPRRTFTVQVEPLFARQLLFLSHPGSMNYIRSHELSHLPAEHTLSPTQDYHRVITHLPNSGPQN
- the irf4b gene encoding interferon regulatory factor 4 isoform X1 → MCSDEERSMAGGSGNGKLRQWLIEQVDTGKYPGLVWENEEKSIFRIPWKHAGKQDYNRDEDAALFKAWALFKGKHREGIDKPDPPTWKTRLRCALNKSNDFEELVERSQLDISDPYKVYRIVPEGSKKGKEEEKHQMTSSGPRSLEDSQSNSSSPSYPIHPTYAPAPSQVCNYLSPADRGWRDYSTLSEIPYSQSPYTSRWEPGYQFSGSFYSCNASDPQPSPFTLDTSMRSAEAVALSDYRLHVVVFYRESLVREVTVSSPEGCQLGPSREGQAYSSPGAPELIELPHAEGASLERGVILWMAPDGLYARRRCPCRVYWEGAHAPPTDKPNKLEREQNCKLLDTHLFITELQSYALHARPAPCSQVLLFFEDESTDAQRPRRTFTVQVEPLFARQLLFLSHPGSMNYIRSHELSHLPAEHTLSPTQDYHRVITHLPNSGPQN